The following nucleotide sequence is from Cicer arietinum cultivar CDC Frontier isolate Library 1 chromosome 2, Cicar.CDCFrontier_v2.0, whole genome shotgun sequence.
TAGGCACCGGTGATCTAGAACCATTGATATCAAAAGTCGAAGAATCGAAATCAAGATCATCTAAGTCAACTTTGCCAACACACCAATTCTTGTAAAACCTATCAGCCCTATCAAACTCACCAACATCTTTCAAAACCTTAACAACAGTACTCATGGTAACCTCATCAGGGAAAAAACCTCTCATCCTCATATGCTTAATCCACAAAAGAGACTCGTTAGCAAGACCACCTTTGCCATAACAATCAACAAGCATGCTATAAGTATTATTCGTAGGCAAAACATCATTTTTCGCCATCTCAATCCAACATAGTCTCAACTGATCCCATTGTTGAGCTCTACCAAGAACCCTAAGCACAACATTATAATGAATCACATTATGAAGATACCCTTTCTGTGATTTGAACCACTTAAATACCCTAACAACACGTTCCCAATTTCTCTGTTTTCGAAGAATGATAGTGATTTCTTTTGGACTAAGATTTTCAACTAAGGAACCATCAAGGGTATCTTCAACATCATCTGACAATTCTAATGACCTCAAAATTGAAGTTAAAACATTGTCATAATCTttggtttttttcttcttcttattgtTATTAACGGATGAAAATTTAGTAGGTAAAGGTGGAGTCTGTGAGTGAAGACAAGTGAGAGGGGGACAAACCCATCTTGGATTACGGGGTGGAAAATGACCCAGGAGAGGTTTTGTGAAAACGTTGGTGAAAATttttgatgaagaagaagatagAGAAGAAGTACTTACAGGGAATTTTTCTGCACACGACATGTTtgattgtttgtttgttttgatgTGGTTATGGAATTGTGGTGTTGTTTGAGAAGAGGGAAGAGAAGGGAAACTGTAAGAAAAAAAGGGTTTAAGGGAAAGGGGCGTGAATGAAGTTTGAGAGGGTGGCACCAATTTTAGCGGTAATTACAGATTAGTAGATTTTTGTAATGTCAACGATATTGCATATTAGTCCTTCACGAATCACGAATTTGACCATGACGACTACCTATAGTTCTTTTGGTTCTTGGTCTAGTAGAGACACATTCAATGTAGTGACCTCAATATTGGAGGTTCAAATGCATatatattttagtcattttaattatgttaaataTGTAGATATTTTATCGTTTAATGCTATTAATTTAGatgttgtgattttgttttataaatttattcttttaaatttttaacgaatttatatttgtgttattcttgattgatatattttttttaatttgaatgaatgtatATTACTTTTGGTCACAAAAAAGTTTTCTAtgtacatgttttattttagttgatattaTAAAGGTTAAGACTCTAAGGTTGTAgtcatttttatgattttattccaaaattttataatattcacATATTGTGCACCAACCAGATGTGTCACATGTGTTagtatagtttttatttattagttttccaAAATGATGATAAAAGATTGATTTTGGGTATTTGacttattaaaatttatgtttaaagaTGCAGTTTTTGTCTCCCTATGTTTACCGATTCACGAAAttaatcattatattttaaaattggcttaattgcagctgtggtccccctattttagctgaatcgcgaaagtagtccatccattttgtttctccccagttttggtcccccaaacagaattttagtccaaaacttgataaaatttttagtttttaaagccgtactacaccatttatgatcatatatttcaagtacaattgttgcaaataagatcttgaggcattgtgtgacttaaataaatgtaaaaaaaatgaaattttatcaagttttggaccaaaattctgcttgggggaccaaaattgaggagaaacaaaatggggggactactttcgcgattcagttaaaatagggtgatcaaaactgcaattaagcctttaaaatttaatagtttaGATATCTCATTCTTACTTTTTAGCTAAAAAATGACGATgcgatattttaaataatgtgacatatgataagataatgtaaaatgattaacactcaTGAAATTGCATTAAAAATCTCTACaaatttaactttcaattttagaaattttttatttttgtaatttaattatgacatatgaataattaatgaatctagatgattctatatcataaaattatgtCAAATCATTAACAATATgtcaaatctttatttttttaatttaaaaatataaaagaaaaaaaaactgtcaacttttaaaataaatgaactaATTTCATGAAattgtgaaaataaaaaaaattaaatctacaTGTAAGACTTAAATTTATCCACacataattatttatcaaaccCTATGATAGAATATATGACATATTCATTATCTATTTTCAATGAATTTCTATAAACCCCCTTAAATAGTTTGTGAGAATGAATCATAGTTTATGTAAAagcaattttacttttattttatcttttaccaTCAAGATTACTTACACATGAATATTTATACAATAAACACAAACATTTAATTAagtatatgtttgattttgtgacgataaaaaataattttgaatgaattgattaAAAGCAAGTCGAATGTAAAATAATCTatgtttgaatatatttatataaaattaaattaagcatccaaaattatttttacaccTTTAAAATCAATTGGCTCCAATCTCAAAATCAAACTTAGAATAATTTGTTTATCGAAATGAACTTCTATGTTTGTAACATCTTTTGTGAAGCAAACTAGATTTCTTGACTCGCTCACAAATTTAAGTTGCAAGTAGGAGACTAACCTAGTCTCATCTATAGATTTCCTCTTTCTCACTTGGTTAGTGGTGTTTTGTTTAGAACAAACGAAAACGCGATTCCTTCAAAAACAGAACTATACTTTCTTCATGAATAAAAACGAGAAAAGACGAATCTATCCCCACATATATCCGGAATCTTCTAGTAAGTTTGTTTCTTCTGTTTTCCTAGTAGTATAGAATAACGACGCttataacaataacaattgCTCACTGCGTCGCCATTGTTTCACTTTCAccacaaacacaacaaaaagagaaactaattttttttttccttaaaaaaatcaaaatgttcGGTGTGGTTTTCCCAAACCGTAGTTTCCCAATGGACATCTCAACCTTCGCACAAATCGACACTTTCCATTGGATCCTCGACATGAACACTTTCGTTGGTaagttaaattaaattctttaatttCATCTCCCCGCGCACATTAACATCTTCCACTTTCAACTAACCGTTCTCCTCTAACTTACGCAGGTGAAGCGTACGATCAAGTCAGCGAAATCTGCATCTTCCTCATCAACAATTTCACTCTCCCACCGGACAAAGCGCTCGCTGTCTACGTTCAGTCGCCGGGATCACCGTTCGTCTACTGCGGTGCCGTCACTATCGCCCGTCCCTCCGCCGTGCTGTCTCTACTTTGGCCGGAGCCTGGTGCTGGTGACGTACAGCCGCAACTGACGGCGGACGCTCAACCTTTGTCGGCGAAAATAGGTGTTTCGGTGGAGGATTTGGTGTCTCTGCCGTCGATTGATGTTGCCGGTGAGAAGAGGATTGAGCGGTTGGCGATGAAAGTTGGAGAGAATTTGTTTAACTTTATGCAATCATTTTGTGGCGTTGATGGATCGAAGTTGATTGTTCCGATGGATATTTTGGATCGGTGGTTTAAGAAGTTTCAAGAAAGGGCTAAGCGTGACCCTCAATACTTGAAGGGTTTCgctttgtaagtttttttttctctcttttgttttatttaatttttgtctctgttgaaaaaatgttgaaaaatagaagaaagtgGTTTCTCTTGTGTTGATGTGATTTTAATCTAGATGTTTTTTAAGGAATCAAGGTTCATTTCATGCTATTGTGTTATGTTCTATGAAGCACATATATTGACCCGAACACGAGATTGCCGTGTCAATGCAATGCTcctaataatttaagaaaataaatgaattgcACGTAATCAATATATCGGAGTCGAACACCGACACGTGTTAGACACTGGGACATTGTCATCAATTAGAAGTGTCGTTGCTACGGTGGTTTATGTTATGTTGTGGTTTGTTTAGATAAAcaacttaaatttaattaagCTCTTTTAGGACAAGTGCTTATATCATACAATCActtatgtataagttatttctatagACTCCATATGAACTCTATAATTCAACCAATcctataagttatttttataatctaTAAGCTAGAGTTTGTCGAAATTAgatgaaaatagtttatgaaCCTGATATTATAAATTGTTTCCATAAACTCTTACAAATATTGTGTCAAATGTTTATGTTGGTGGATAAGTTCAGATAAGTTGTTCATAAGCCAATCCCAATGCAGCATGAATAGAACAATGTGGGAAGAGTTTGTAGGTAAATGATAATGaaaatgcagtttttttttcttctttccttaatttgaatttatagtTGTTTGTGAATGTCTATAGTACTTGAATGGTAGACATTATTCCAATATGCTAGAGTTATTAGTTCAAGGTTAAGGGCTTGGAATATGATAAGTGTTTGAAAGTTTTATGTTGTTGGTGAATTGGTGATGGTTGATAGGTAATGTGTTTAATGCATGTTGATGATGGTGCTAAATCATGTTATAGTTTTTACTTGGaggaaaaaaagtatatttttggtTATGATACTGAAACATAGATGCAAGGGTCAGTTAAACTAAGTAGGATCCTCTCAGAACTCAATTGCCATAGTTTGTGATGTGTATAAAGCCACTCATTTGAGTCATTTCTACAACTGATGACATAATTAAACCTGTATGCACTTCTCCATTAAACTGGAGAAAATCTCAACTCCAGTTAAACAGCATAGTTGACATGGGTGCTAGTTCTTCTCTTTCTCCCTCTTGAGAACATTTTGATTTGATTGGTGAAAAGATAATGCTTTTAAAGAATTAGCTGAATCAAGAAGCAAATGTTGGGGGTAATTGTTGTGAGGTTGTTGGAGGATTGGCTAGAGTCTGCAGAGTTAGGAAGCTTATAGGAGCATTGTAGTTATGAAAAGGTTTAGTTTAAACATGTTGGAGTGGTATTGATAATcatttaatagtattttaattttgtaaggCTTGGTTAATGGTTAAGTCTAGTTAATGTTTCATGGGATGAGGCATCTAAAGGTTGGTATCTCTAGTTGATAAG
It contains:
- the LOC101493272 gene encoding uncharacterized protein; the protein is MFGVVFPNRSFPMDISTFAQIDTFHWILDMNTFVGEAYDQVSEICIFLINNFTLPPDKALAVYVQSPGSPFVYCGAVTIARPSAVLSLLWPEPGAGDVQPQLTADAQPLSAKIGVSVEDLVSLPSIDVAGEKRIERLAMKVGENLFNFMQSFCGVDGSKLIVPMDILDRWFKKFQERAKRDPQYLKGFAL